The genomic interval CCGTTGTGAAATCAGGCCGCATGCCAAGGTATATAAACTTACGACCAATGCTCAGGGCAAAGTGATTGCGGCGGAGTACTATGACAGGGATGGCAAGCAACAACGAGTCGATGCAAAAATATTTGTTGTCGCATGCCAGTCAATCGAAACCGCGCGTTTATTGCTGTGTTCTACAGGAACGCGTCATAAAAACGGTCTGGCAAACAATACCGGGCAGGTAGGCAAAAATCTTATTTTTTCAGCGGGTGGCACGGGAGGGGGAGACCTTATCTATAAAAAACTTGGCAGGACAATTACAGAGTCATTGAAATTCCAGGGACTGTTCCTCAACCGCAATTTGCAGGACTGGTATTTTATCGATAATCCAGTATGGGGAAGGATGCAAAAGGGTGGAACCATTGATTTTCTGCTGGAACACCCTGGCCCAATCGCAAAGGCGATAGACCTGAAATGGGACGATCATGGCAACCTGATATGGGGGAAACCGTTAAAACAGGCATTAAAAAAACACTTTACCGAAATGCGCGAGTTTAAATATGAAATCTTTTGCGATTGGCTGCCTACGGATAACTGCTTTGTCTCCCTTGATACGAAAGTGAAAGACAAGTGGGGAACACCGGTAGCCAGGGTAAGGGTTGGTTATCACCCGCACGACATCAAGATAGGTAACTATCTCGCGAAAAAGGCAACATATATTATGAGGACAATGGGCGTAAGAAACGTCTATTCTAACATAAGCGGTTCGCCGCCGCCTAACCTGGCGGCAGGCGGCTGCCGGTTTGGAAATGACCCGAAAAATTCCGTGCTTGACCCTGATTGCCGTGCCCATGATGTTGAAAATCTTTTCGTTACCGATGGGAGTTTTATGCCAACGGGGGGAAGCATTCCTTATACATGGACAATTTATGCAAACGCCTTCCGTGTTGCAGATAAGATTGTGAAACAACTTGGTGGATGATTGAACGTTTTTATGATGAAGGAGGTGGTATGCCCAGAGATATACCGGTAGGGAACGGTTCAATGTTGGTTACATTTGACTCCGAGTATCAGATACGTGATATTTATTATCCGTATGTTGGCAGTGAGAATCATACGATTGGCCATCCGTGCAGAATGGGTATTTGGGTGGATGGACATTATAGCTGGGTGGACAGCGAGTGGCAAAAAACGCTGACGTATAAAACGGATACACTAGTTACTGACGTAAAGGCAAAAAATGACCGGCTGAAAATAGAACTTCAGATGTACGACACGGTCGACTTCCATCTGAACATATTTGTAAAGGAAATCATCATCAGGAATCTTGATGGGAAAGATCGTGAGATCAGGCTGTTTTTTTATCATGA from Candidatus Kuenenia stuttgartiensis carries:
- a CDS encoding GMC family oxidoreductase, yielding MNTDFDVCIVGSGAGAGPVALTLAESGYSVVVLEKGPWFKEEDFYKDELASRRRDVYTPNLQDEQHVIEEPDGLGGWDCEPTSVSGWNFWRGCCVGGSSNFMSGFFFRMKPEDFRLLSTFGPIDGANLIDWPISYEDLEPYYTKVESIVGVSGSVVPHPLLEPRSTGNFPYPPTLEHPISGLFDTACRKLGLHPLPTPRAILSNSAMKRQSCGYSGWCGSYGCSTGAKGSSRAALLNPALETGRCEIRPHAKVYKLTTNAQGKVIAAEYYDRDGKQQRVDAKIFVVACQSIETARLLLCSTGTRHKNGLANNTGQVGKNLIFSAGGTGGGDLIYKKLGRTITESLKFQGLFLNRNLQDWYFIDNPVWGRMQKGGTIDFLLEHPGPIAKAIDLKWDDHGNLIWGKPLKQALKKHFTEMREFKYEIFCDWLPTDNCFVSLDTKVKDKWGTPVARVRVGYHPHDIKIGNYLAKKATYIMRTMGVRNVYSNISGSPPPNLAAGGCRFGNDPKNSVLDPDCRAHDVENLFVTDGSFMPTGGSIPYTWTIYANAFRVADKIVKQLGG